In Citrobacter sp. RHB25-C09, the following proteins share a genomic window:
- the infC gene encoding translation initiation factor IF-3 — translation MKGGKRVQTARPNRINGEIRAQEVRLTGLEGEQLGIVSLREAIEKAEEAGVDLVEISPNAEPPVCRIMDYGKFLYEKSKSSKEQKKKQKVIQVKEIKFRPGTDEGDYQVKLRSLIRFLEEGDKAKITLRFRGREMAHQQIGMEVLNRVKEDLVDLAVVESFPTKIEGRQMIMVLAPKKKQ, via the coding sequence ATTAAAGGCGGAAAACGAGTTCAAACGGCACGTCCGAATCGTATCAATGGCGAGATTCGCGCCCAGGAAGTTCGCTTAACGGGTCTGGAAGGTGAGCAGCTGGGTATTGTGAGTCTGAGAGAAGCAATCGAAAAGGCTGAAGAAGCTGGAGTAGATTTAGTTGAAATCAGCCCTAACGCCGAACCGCCAGTTTGTCGTATTATGGACTACGGCAAGTTCCTTTATGAAAAGAGTAAGTCTTCTAAGGAACAGAAGAAAAAGCAAAAAGTTATCCAGGTTAAGGAAATTAAATTCCGTCCTGGTACAGATGAAGGCGACTATCAGGTAAAACTCCGCAGCCTGATTCGCTTTCTCGAAGAGGGCGATAAGGCCAAGATCACGCTGCGTTTTCGCGGTCGTGAAATGGCCCACCAACAGATCGGTATGGAAGTGCTTAATCGCGTGAAAGAAGATCTGGTTGATCTGGCAGTGGTCGAATCCTTCCCGACGAAGATCGAAGGCCGCCAGATGATCATGGTGCTTGCTCCTAAGAAGAAACAGTAA
- the thrS gene encoding threonine--tRNA ligase, whose amino-acid sequence MPVITLPDGSQRHYDHAVSPMDVALDIGPGLAKATIAGRVNGELVDASDLIEHDATLSIITAKDEEGLEIIRHSCAHLLGHAIKQLWPNTKMAIGPVVDNGFYYDVDLDRTLTQEDVDALEKRMHELAEKNYDVIKKKVSWHEARETFVKRGETYKVSILDENIAHDDKPGLYHHEEYIDMCRGPHVPNMRFCHHFKLMKTAGAYWRGDSDNKMLQRIYGTAWADKKALNAYLQRLEEAAKRDHRKIGKQLDLYHMQEEAPGMVFWHNDGWTIFRELEVFVRSKLKEYQYQEVKGPFMMDRVLWEKTGHWENYKDAMFTTSSENREYCIKPMNCPGHVQIFNQGLKSYRDLPLRMAEFGSCHRNEPSGALHGLMRVRGFTQDDAHIFCTEEQIRDEVNACIRMVYDMYSTFGFEKIVVKLSTRPEKRIGSDEMWDRAEADLAVALEENNIPFEYQLGEGAFYGPKIEFTLYDCLDRAWQCGTVQLDFSLPSRLSASYVGENNERQVPVMIHRAILGSMERFIGILTEEFAGFFPTWLAPVQVVVMNITDSQSEYVNELTQKLQNAGIRVKADLRNEKIGFKIREHTLRRVPYMLVCGDKEVEAGKVAVRTRRGKDLGSLDVNEVIEKLQQEIRSRSLQQLEE is encoded by the coding sequence ATGCCTGTTATTACTCTTCCTGATGGCAGTCAACGCCATTACGACCACGCTGTAAGCCCCATGGATGTTGCTCTGGACATTGGTCCTGGTCTGGCGAAAGCCACCATCGCTGGCCGTGTTAACGGTGAGCTGGTTGATGCTTCCGACCTGATTGAGCACGATGCGACCCTGTCAATAATCACCGCAAAAGATGAAGAAGGGCTGGAGATTATTCGTCACTCCTGCGCACACCTATTAGGGCATGCGATCAAACAGCTCTGGCCAAATACCAAAATGGCGATTGGCCCGGTTGTCGACAATGGTTTTTATTATGATGTTGACCTTGACCGTACACTGACCCAGGAAGATGTCGACGCGCTCGAGAAGCGGATGCACGAGCTCGCTGAAAAGAATTACGACGTCATTAAGAAAAAAGTCAGCTGGCACGAAGCGCGTGAAACGTTCGTGAAGCGCGGCGAGACCTATAAGGTTTCTATTCTTGATGAAAACATTGCTCATGATGATAAGCCTGGCTTGTATCATCATGAAGAATATATTGATATGTGCCGTGGACCGCACGTACCGAATATGCGCTTCTGCCATCACTTCAAACTGATGAAAACCGCAGGCGCATACTGGCGCGGCGACAGCGACAATAAGATGTTGCAGCGTATTTACGGCACGGCGTGGGCGGATAAAAAAGCGCTAAATGCTTATTTGCAACGCCTGGAAGAAGCGGCGAAGCGTGACCACCGTAAAATCGGTAAGCAGCTTGACCTGTACCACATGCAGGAAGAAGCGCCGGGCATGGTGTTCTGGCACAATGACGGGTGGACTATCTTCCGTGAACTGGAAGTCTTTGTGCGTTCCAAGCTCAAAGAGTACCAGTATCAGGAAGTGAAAGGCCCCTTCATGATGGACCGCGTGCTCTGGGAAAAAACCGGGCACTGGGAAAACTACAAAGATGCGATGTTTACGACCTCGTCTGAGAACCGTGAATACTGCATCAAGCCGATGAACTGCCCGGGTCACGTGCAGATCTTCAATCAGGGCCTGAAATCCTACCGCGATCTGCCGCTGCGTATGGCGGAATTCGGTAGCTGCCATCGTAACGAGCCGTCAGGCGCGCTGCATGGCTTGATGCGTGTTCGTGGCTTCACTCAGGATGATGCGCATATCTTCTGTACAGAAGAGCAAATCCGCGATGAAGTTAACGCATGTATCCGTATGGTCTACGATATGTACAGCACGTTTGGCTTCGAGAAGATCGTCGTCAAACTTTCCACTCGCCCCGAAAAACGTATCGGCAGCGATGAAATGTGGGATCGTGCTGAGGCGGACTTAGCCGTCGCGCTGGAAGAAAATAATATCCCATTTGAATATCAACTGGGTGAAGGCGCGTTCTACGGTCCGAAAATTGAATTTACCCTGTATGACTGCCTCGATCGTGCATGGCAGTGCGGTACTGTACAGCTGGACTTCTCGCTGCCGTCTCGTCTGAGCGCCTCTTATGTGGGCGAAAACAACGAGCGTCAGGTACCGGTTATGATTCACCGCGCAATTCTTGGGTCTATGGAACGCTTTATTGGTATCCTGACTGAAGAGTTTGCTGGCTTCTTCCCAACCTGGCTTGCGCCGGTTCAGGTCGTGGTCATGAACATTACCGATTCACAGTCTGAATACGTTAACGAATTGACGCAGAAACTACAAAATGCGGGCATTCGTGTAAAAGCAGACTTGAGAAATGAGAAGATAGGCTTTAAAATCCGCGAGCACACGTTACGTCGTGTCCCTTATATGTTGGTCTGCGGTGATAAAGAGGTGGAAGCTGGCAAAGTTGCCGTTCGCACCCGCCGTGGTAAAGACCTGGGCAGTCTGGACGTAAACGAAGTGATCGAGAAGCTGCAACAAGAGATTCGCAGCCGCAGTCTTCAACAACTGGAGGAATAA